A single genomic interval of Dysidea avara chromosome 8, odDysAvar1.4, whole genome shotgun sequence harbors:
- the LOC136263668 gene encoding uncharacterized protein, producing the protein MCAILNKVEEVDKAELEKVFAEGDNHGVGTQIREVWTIDKRQQLAQFKVDQDRNVTGKQSNQWSMITIRIALAIFTRSPAAYEALKSFKILQLPSRSTLQSYTGTFLHEPGVSNQCIADQVARYVMFKAECEKQGKRKPQSDGVMIFDEVKVACQLIWNSRSHKLSGLAMTNKDMSSLNDIYRVLKEPDSPGQTSYILQFLWRDLTSSYDIVGPYFTSKESVDAQFILSCVLETVHLFQTCGLRTSLIVCDGSPANLTTIKLSHGHSGAYSVISDTASNDVYEVKPWMVNPFNPPWLIYWMICPTHQLKNMINVLFSSKSGGTKLFKRGQHHGVFGWNSIIAMYQREVSRAKQNLTRMVPRLKEVHVVRDSWTKLNVSPAKIMQQEQVLGELFWYTNQDPLPADSDTTNETWEYLQACHKLFESGFLSHDKVDNMDSPVLQNIDDGYKYFTSWLSTLLEEDSDYPHVSSNQKSFLSWQTWDLLCIDVYSFRAFCKDFFAKHPGYFVSPLRISGSAVESLFSQFKRNAGGKLDSCNYVTARCAHLVQQCASGHHSGVGYRDETLTYMELPLHKKSYGNS; encoded by the exons ATGTGTGCAATTTTAAATAAAGTTGAAGAAGTAGATAAGGCTGAATTGGAGAAGGTTTTTGCTGAAGGAGATAATCATGGGGTAGGCACACAAATAAGAGAGGTGTGGACAATAGATAAACGACAACAACTAGCTCAGTTTAAAGTAGATCAAGATAGAAATG TAACTGGAAAACAGAGTAACCAGTGGAGCATGATCACAATTAGGATTG CGTTGGCTATTTTTACCCGAAGTCCTGCTGCATACGAAGCTCTGAAAAGTTTCAAAATTCTTCAACTTCCGTCGCGGTCTACACTGCAATCGTACACTGGAACGTTTTTACATGAACCTGGTGTAAGTAACCAGTGTATTGCAGATCAGGTGGCTCGGTATGTAATGTTTAAAGCAGAATGTGAGAAACAAG GGAAACGCAAGCCGCAGAGTGATGGTGTAATGATATTTGATGAGGTGAAGGTGGCATGCCAGCTAATATGGAATTCCAGGAGTCATAAACTTTCTGGGTTGGCTATGACTAACAAGGACATGTCGTCCCTTAATGACATCTACAGAGTTTTGAAGGAACCGGATTCACCAGGCCAGACTTCCTACATACTTCAGTTCTTATGGCGAGATCTCACCAGCAGCTACGACATTGTAGGGCCCTACTTTACATCAAAGGAATCAGTGGATGCACAGTTTATATTGTCGTGTGTGTTAGAAACAGTACATCTTTTCCAGACTTGTGGGTTGAGAACCAGCTTGATTGTCTGCGATGGTAGTCCTGCCAACCTTACCACCATTAAGTTAAGTCATGGACATTCTGGTGCTTATTCAGTGATATCTGATACTGCCAGTAATGATGTATATGAAGTCAAACCGTGGATGGTTAATCCTTTCAATCCTCCGTGGCTTATCTATTGGATGATATGCCCTACTCACCAG CTCAAAAATATGATTAATGTGCTCTTTTCCTCCAAGAGTGGTGGAACAAAACTGTTCAAACGTGGCCAACATCATGGTGTTTTTGGATGGAATTCCATTATAGCTATGTACCAACGAGAAGTAAGCCGGGCTAAACAGAATCTGACCAGGATGGTGCCACGTTTGAAAGAGGTCCATGTTGTTAGGGATTCTTGGACTAAACTCAACGTTTCACCAGCCAAGATCATGCAG CAAGAGCAAGTCCTGGGAGAATTGTTTTGGTACACCAATCAAGACCCACTGCCAGCTGATTCCGATACTACTAATGAAACTTGGGAGTATCTGCAAGCATGTCACAAGCTATTTGAAAGTGGATTTCTATCACATGATAAAGTAGACAATATGGATTCTCCTGTGTTACAGAACATCGATGATGGGTATAAATATTTTACCTCATGGCTGTCTACACTACTTGAGGAAG ATTCGGACTATCCACATGTTTCATCGAATCAGAAGTCTTTTTTGTCATGGCAAA CCTGGGACTTGCTATGCATCGATGTTTACAGCTTTAGAGCATTCTGTAAAGATTTTTTTGCAAAACATCCTGGTTATTTTGTGTCTCCATTGAGAATATCTGGCTCTGCAGTTGAGAGCCTTTTTAGCCAGTTTAAACGTAATGCTGGAGGAAAACTTGATTCTTGCAATTATGTGACAGCAAGGTGTGCACATCTGGTCCAGCAGTGTGCATCAGGACACCACAGTGGAGTTGGCTACCGGGATGAAACATTGACCTACATGGAATTGCCCCTCCACAAGAAATCATACGGAAATTCATAA